Proteins encoded by one window of Kribbella flavida DSM 17836:
- a CDS encoding ROK family transcriptional regulator, giving the protein MAHSPGPIPRGDLVPSGIVGLLGTQGPTARTAIARTLGLSPATVTQVTKDLIARGLIEELESVPSNGGRPARLLGLVQDAGVALGAKVTADHVAIVTVELDGTVRSSVSHDYDPGADDALPRLGRILAQEVAALDDRLLGVGVGVPGSVDSQASGIVDAPTLSWQAAPVGPSLRAAIGSPVLVDNDVNTLAAAERLYGIGRAHSSYLVVTIGRGIGCGIVVDGGIYRGANGGAGEIGHIPVWHDEQDQLPCTCGSTGCLEAHVGAAGLCRTARDRGVIGPRGTLPTLLRAAATGDEAARQVFAAAGAMLGRALAGVIHTIDPEVVVLMGEGVDGWQYWQTGFEPSFRRSLLPARKAVPVVVEPWTEDQWARGAASLVLASPFDSAGTGGEQSRLVRVRLGAP; this is encoded by the coding sequence GTGGCCCACTCGCCAGGCCCGATCCCCCGCGGTGACCTCGTCCCGTCGGGCATCGTCGGGCTGCTCGGCACTCAGGGCCCGACGGCCCGGACCGCCATCGCCCGGACCCTCGGGCTGAGCCCGGCCACGGTGACCCAGGTGACCAAGGACCTGATCGCGCGCGGGCTGATCGAGGAGCTCGAGTCGGTGCCGTCCAACGGCGGCCGCCCCGCGCGCCTGCTCGGGCTGGTGCAGGACGCGGGCGTCGCACTGGGCGCCAAGGTGACCGCCGACCACGTCGCGATCGTCACCGTCGAGCTCGACGGCACCGTGCGCTCGTCGGTCTCGCACGACTACGACCCGGGCGCGGACGACGCGCTCCCCCGCCTCGGCCGGATCCTCGCCCAGGAGGTCGCCGCACTCGACGACCGGCTGCTCGGGGTCGGCGTCGGCGTGCCGGGCTCGGTGGACTCGCAGGCCTCCGGCATCGTCGACGCGCCGACGCTGTCCTGGCAGGCGGCGCCGGTCGGCCCATCCCTGCGCGCGGCGATCGGCAGCCCGGTCCTGGTCGACAACGACGTGAACACGCTGGCCGCCGCGGAACGCCTGTACGGCATCGGCCGCGCCCACTCGTCGTACCTGGTGGTCACGATCGGGCGGGGCATCGGCTGCGGCATCGTCGTCGACGGCGGCATCTACCGCGGCGCGAACGGCGGCGCCGGCGAGATCGGCCACATCCCGGTCTGGCACGACGAGCAGGACCAGCTGCCCTGCACCTGCGGTTCCACCGGCTGCCTGGAGGCTCACGTCGGCGCGGCCGGCCTGTGCCGGACCGCCCGCGACCGCGGCGTGATCGGTCCGCGCGGCACGCTGCCGACCCTGCTCCGGGCCGCCGCCACCGGCGACGAGGCGGCCCGGCAGGTCTTCGCCGCAGCCGGCGCGATGCTCGGACGCGCGCTGGCCGGCGTGATCCACACGATCGACCCGGAGGTGGTCGTGCTGATGGGTGAAGGGGTGGACGGGTGGCAGTACTGGCAAACCGGCTTCGAGCCGTCGTTCCGGCGATCGTTGCTTCCGGCCCGCAAAGCGGTCCCGGTGGTGGTGGAGCCGTGGACGGAGGA